A section of the Desulfobacterales bacterium genome encodes:
- a CDS encoding metalloregulator ArsR/SmtB family transcription factor: MDKVEKLVDIFKALSDPTRLRLVKLLNDCPPGVCKGGPLCVNALANQLGVTQSAVSQHLRILRQAGLVSGDRRGSFMHYSLDPDGLKKYREALRETLGD; the protein is encoded by the coding sequence ATGGATAAAGTCGAAAAGCTGGTTGATATATTCAAAGCACTGTCTGATCCGACGCGGCTACGATTGGTGAAGTTGCTAAACGATTGCCCGCCAGGGGTTTGCAAAGGTGGGCCGCTATGCGTCAATGCGCTGGCAAACCAGCTCGGAGTGACCCAATCGGCTGTATCACAGCATTTGCGCATCCTGAGGCAGGCGGGTCTGGTTAGTGGTGATCGCCGTGGGTCCTTTATGCACTATTCGCTCGATCCGGATGGACTCAAAAAATACCGCGAAGCGCTGCGAGAAACGCTGGGCGATGA
- the lpdA gene encoding dihydrolipoyl dehydrogenase: MGELSQETELLVIGSGPGGYAAAFRAADLGMDVTMVDAAQRPGGVCLFKGCIPSKTFLYLSELIYDAQRAESMGITFGKPQIDLKALREWKASVIDTMANGLVSLSNRRGVQLLQGRAQFESSNTARLHDCEVSHIKFKHAIIATGSRPIPFPGTEFKPGGRIMSSTGALALADVPQNLLIIGGGYVGLELGTVYAALGSRVKLVELEDRLLPGVDTDLVEPLHRRLTTIFESIHLKTKVASMQETDAGVAVALEGDVETPEQTFDRVLVAIGRKAASDDIGLENTQVELDNRGFIKVDEQLRTTDERIFAVGDVAGGLMLAHKATREGKVAAEVIAGQPSAFDVRAIPAVVYTDPQIAWCGLTEEQARAENIPVKVQRFPWKFSGRATTMGAPEGLTKIMVDPDSGRIVGVGICGRDTEGLISEGVLAIEMGALAEDMALSIHPHPTLSETEGEAAEMYLGSATHILSKKIQS; the protein is encoded by the coding sequence ATGGGTGAGTTGTCACAGGAAACCGAATTGCTGGTCATTGGCAGCGGTCCGGGCGGCTATGCGGCCGCTTTTCGTGCCGCCGACCTGGGTATGGATGTGACCATGGTGGATGCCGCCCAGCGGCCCGGTGGGGTGTGCCTGTTTAAAGGCTGCATTCCTTCCAAAACGTTTCTTTATCTTTCCGAATTGATCTATGACGCCCAGCGCGCCGAAAGCATGGGAATTACCTTCGGTAAGCCCCAAATCGATCTGAAGGCGCTGCGTGAATGGAAGGCCAGTGTTATCGATACGATGGCCAACGGTCTGGTCAGCTTGAGCAACCGGCGCGGTGTTCAATTGCTGCAGGGGCGGGCCCAATTTGAAAGCTCCAATACAGCAAGATTGCACGATTGCGAGGTCAGCCATATTAAATTTAAACACGCCATTATTGCCACCGGTTCGCGGCCGATTCCGTTTCCGGGCACCGAATTCAAACCTGGCGGACGCATCATGAGCTCCACCGGTGCCCTGGCACTGGCGGATGTGCCTCAGAACCTGCTGATCATCGGCGGCGGATATGTCGGCCTGGAGCTTGGCACGGTGTACGCAGCGCTGGGCAGCCGGGTGAAACTGGTTGAACTTGAAGACCGCCTGCTTCCGGGTGTTGATACAGATCTGGTTGAGCCCCTGCATCGCCGGCTTACCACTATTTTTGAGTCCATTCATCTGAAAACCAAAGTGGCTTCCATGCAGGAAACAGATGCCGGGGTGGCGGTCGCTCTGGAAGGGGATGTCGAGACGCCCGAGCAGACGTTTGATCGGGTACTGGTGGCCATCGGCCGCAAGGCTGCTTCCGACGATATCGGTCTGGAAAACACCCAGGTGGAACTGGATAACCGGGGATTTATCAAAGTCGATGAGCAGCTGCGCACCACAGATGAGCGCATCTTTGCCGTCGGGGATGTGGCCGGCGGTTTAATGCTGGCGCACAAGGCCACCCGTGAAGGCAAGGTGGCGGCCGAGGTAATCGCCGGGCAACCTTCTGCCTTTGACGTGCGGGCCATCCCGGCGGTGGTCTACACCGACCCGCAGATTGCCTGGTGCGGTCTGACCGAAGAACAGGCCCGCGCCGAGAACATACCCGTTAAAGTCCAGCGCTTTCCCTGGAAATTTTCCGGTCGCGCCACCACCATGGGTGCACCCGAAGGACTGACCAAAATTATGGTTGATCCGGACAGCGGCCGGATCGTCGGTGTGGGGATATGCGGCCGTGATACGGAAGGGCTAATTTCAGAGGGGGTTTTGGCTATTGAAATGGGCGCCCTGGCTGAAGATATGGCCTTGAGTATTCACCCGCATCCAACCCTATCGGAAACCGAGGGCGAAGCCGCCGAGATGTATCTGGGCAGCGCAACACACATTCTGTCAAAAAAAATCCAGTCCTAG